Below is a genomic region from Capsicum annuum cultivar UCD-10X-F1 unplaced genomic scaffold, UCD10Xv1.1 ctg68640, whole genome shotgun sequence.
GGACAGGAAAATTGTCATTTGTGGCTTTCCAGTAATTGAGAAGATTATCTTCAATTAATAAAAGCTTCAATCGAGTAAATCCCCTGACATTTGGATGCCATTCTTCGCCACAATAAGCACCACCCATCAGCTTCAGCACCTCAAGGTTAGGCAATTCAGCTATGATGTCCAAGTATGACCAACTTATCAAAGTTCTTTCCAACTTCAGCTTCTTGAGCATTGCTGGAAAAGTTTCACTATAACATGATGTAAAACTCAATGTTTCAAGTTGATGCAGATGGATAAGATTGTTGAGAGGCCCAGAGTCCCGATAACATCCATAGTCAGTCACATCTTGTCTAATTCCTAATTTTTTAACATTTtgaatccccaaaataacatcctTCGTGCAACAACGTGAAGACAAGTAAGAAATAGTTTGTAAGTTTGAAAAATCCAAGTGCCTCCCTTTGTCAACAGATCCACTTGGGCAATCTGGCAAATAAAATGTGGGCAGTTTGAGATGCCTTAATTGCATTAGTCCCCAAATTTGCACTGGACATTTAATGTCTACAGATGATTCAAGATTCCCTTTAACAATTAATGTCTGCAGATTCCATAATCTGCAAATTTCTGGAGGTATGACTAAATTCTCATGGCAGAGCAATGATAGGTACCTCAACCAGATGAGGCTTAGTATCTCTACAGGGAAATGATCAATCATTATGTGCCTCAACTCCAAGACTTTGAGTAAATTGAAATGAATAAGCTCTGATTTGAGAAAACGATATGAATCttcaagaagaaaagagaaaatagaacgGGTTTGTTTCAAAAGATCATTGTTGTCATGATCTCTCAACTGATGATGTACAGGGGTAAGAAGAGCCCTATAAAGACCATAGCGACAATAATAAATTTTATCGCCAGTCACGCGTTTAAAGGGCTGCATTTTTTGCATATTGAAACATGGAGAGTAATCAAGCACAATGTCGTTCATGATAAAAATGTTTCCCCTTTGAACTTCTCTCAAGCACAGGTCAAATATTAGATCATGAACCTTACATGATCTAATTTTTGTACATGATCTAATTTTTGTTCCATCTAGACTTTTCTTGCAGACGAGGACTAGACATCTATTGACAAGCTCTTGCAAACACTGGTCAGCCTCTCCTTCCAAATCATTTTCCAACTTCAGGAACCCCTCGGCCATCCATGATCTCATCAAATTTTTCGCTGGTATCTCACTGTCTTCAGGAAAAATTCCGAAATGCAGAAGATAAGTCTTTAGATCGCTAGTCAAGTGATTGTAACTCAACCTAAGCACACGTGAACATCGTTCATCAGCATCATTTGTAACAACTGACTTGACATCTTTAGCAACATTTTCCCAGTCTTCTATTGCCCTTTTAGACCTGAGAAGCCCAGCAACCACGGCAATAGTTAGTGGTAACCCGTGACATTCCTCTGCAATTTGCTGCCCAATAGTCTCGAACTCAGATGGTAATGCTTCATTTGCAAATGCAACACTTTTAAAAAGGTTCCAACTCTCATCCGGACCTATGAAGCCCATCTGCAAAGAAAGATTCTCTGTACCAGCACAGCGAGCTACTTCAGTGTTACGGGTCGTCAACAGTATTCGACTCCGCTTGTTTTCACATGGAAAACATAGTCTCACGGCATCCCATGCTTCACTTTTCCACATGTTGTCCAATACAATTAAATATCTCTTACCCTTCAAACTCTTTTGAAGCAT
It encodes:
- the LOC124894043 gene encoding putative late blight resistance protein homolog R1B-16 isoform X1 is translated as MVGHDDQRERLLNDLTTGYSGEPKVIPIVGMGGIGKTTLVNEVYNDVCIRSHFDVCAWATISQQHNIKEILLSLLRSTKDDKVFTGSEAELADMLQKSLKGKRYLIVLDNMWKSEAWDAVRLCFPCENKRSRILLTTRNTEVARCAGTENLSLQMGFIGPDESWNLFKSVAFANEALPSEFETIGQQIAEECHGLPLTIAVVAGLLRSKRAIEDWENVAKDVKSVVTNDADERCSRVLRLSYNHLTSDLKTYLLHFGIFPEDSEIPAKNLMRSWMAEGFLKLENDLEGEADQCLQELVNRCLVLVCKKSLDGTKIRSCTKIRSCKVHDLIFDLCLREVQRGNIFIMNDIVLDYSPCFNMQKMQPFKRVTGDKIYYCRYGLYRALLTPVHHQLRDHDNNDLLKQTRSIFSFLLEDSYRFLKSELIHFNLLKVLELRHIMIDHFPVEILSLIWLRYLSLLCHENLVIPPEICRLWNLQTLIVKGNLESSVDIKCPVQIWGLMQLRHLKLPTFYLPDCPSGSVDKGRHLDFSNLQTISYLSSRCCTKDVILGIQNVKKLGIRQDVTDYGCYRDSGPLNNLIHLHQLETLSFTSCYSETFPAMLKKLKLERTLISWSYLDIIAELPNLEVLKLMGGAYCGEEWHPNVRGFTRLKLLLIEDNLLNYWKATNDNFPVLERLVLKECHNLKEIPIEFAEIPTLLQLIELTRCLPELGKSAARIQQEQEDLGNDPVDVRISYPLVRSHHNDDDDEEEEEDSDVDVAEDDDDSDVDVAEDDDDSDVDVAEDGDSDAAKHDDNYDLNWLFDVQNNL
- the LOC124894043 gene encoding putative late blight resistance protein homolog R1B-16 isoform X2, whose translation is MAHASVASLMRTIESLLTFNSPMQSLICDHREEFCALHEKVSSQEVFIKNFEKNNVFGEMTDFEVEVKEVASAVEYKIQLMRLAEAVLGENKSQQKKKRNYWLSKILQQLAKDIDHVWKESTKIQDKGKQVSKELVHDFSSSTNDILNVNNNMVGHDDQRERLLNDLTTGYSGEPKVIPIVGMGGIGKTTLVNEVYNDVCIRSHFDVCAWATISQQHNIKEILLSLLRSTKDDKVFTGSEAELADMLQKSLKGKRYLIVLDNMWKSEAWDAVRLCFPCENKRSRILLTTRNTEVARCAGTENLSLQMGFIGPDESWNLFKSVAFANEALPSEFETIGQQIAEECHGLPLTIAVVAGLLRSKRAIEDWENVAKDVKSVVTNDADERCSRVLRLSYNHLTSDLKTYLLHFGIFPEDSEIPAKNLMRSWMAEGFLKLENDLEGEADQCLQELVNRCLVLVCKKSLDGTKIRSCTKIRSCKVHDLIFDLCLREVQRGNIFIMNDIVLDYSPCFNMQKMQPFKRVTGDKIYYCRYGLYRALLTPVHHQLRDHDNNDLLKQTRSIFSFLLEDSYRFLKSELIHFNLLKVLELRHIMIDHFPVEILSLIWLRYLSLLCHENLVIPPEICRLWNLQTLIVKGNLESSVDIKCPVQIWGLMQLRHLKLPTFYLPDCPSGSVDKGRHLDFSNLQTISYLSSRCCTKDVILGIQNVKKLGIRQDVTDYGCYRDSGPLNNLIHLHQLETLSFTSCYSETFPAMLKKLKLERTLISWSYLDIIAELPNLEVLKLMGGAYCGEEWHPNVRGFTRLKLLLIEDNLLNYWKATNDNFPVLERLVLKECHNLKEIPIEFAEIPTLLQLIELTRCLPELGKSAARIQQEQEDLGNDPVDVRISYPLVRSHHNDDDDEEEEEDSDVDVAEDDDDSDVDVAEDDDDSDVDVAEDGDSDAAKHDDNYDLNWLFDVQNNL